A region from the Lutra lutra chromosome 1, mLutLut1.2, whole genome shotgun sequence genome encodes:
- the MRAP gene encoding melanocortin-2 receptor accessory protein, whose translation MTLRKSVGQSLRGLGPASDVPPACAADMANETNASSPYDGYEYYLDYLDLIPVDERKLKANKYFIVITFWVSLASFVMLLFLILLYMSWSGSSQGRNKAQHHATCPWSHSLHLPLCVRGQPSGSTELGRSPGQPSTQP comes from the exons ATGACTTTACGGAAATCAGTTGGCCAGTCCCTCCGAGGGCTTGGACCCGCTTCGGATGTGCCGCCTGCCTGCGCCGCAGACATGGCCAACGAGACCAACGCCTCCAGCCCGTACGACGGCTACGAGTACTACCTCGATTACCTGGACCTCATTCCCGTTGATGAGAGGAAGCTGAAAGCCAACAAAT ATTTCATCGTCATCACCTTCTGGGTGAGCCTGGCGTCCTTCGTCATGCTTCTCTTCCTCATCCTGCTCTACATGTCCTGGTCAGGCTCCTCACAGGGGAG GAACAAGGCCCAACACCACGCAACATGCCCCTGGAGTCACAGCCTCCACCTACCCCTCTGCGTCCGGGGGCAGCCCTCCGGCTCCACTGAGCTCGGCCGGAGCCCCGGGCAGCCGAGCACGCAGCCCTGA